A window from Citrus sinensis cultivar Valencia sweet orange chromosome 5, DVS_A1.0, whole genome shotgun sequence encodes these proteins:
- the LOC127902268 gene encoding uncharacterized protein LOC127902268, whose translation MCNGEFRDKSPEDALDYLDYIAKNAQHWDTVGSYESSSKPQSSPSSGGMHNLRENHDFQAKFASLVRKVEALESKKNDHVKSVQNISCYVCDFTDHSTQDCPTLPALRESLHEQVNVVDNFKRPNPNPYSQTYNSGWRNHPNFSWRNDNHAQPSQPVPPRQNFQNSQSYLPYVPPPRKTLKDTLHSFIEKQESINNQTMQTLTNLTETISKLTSVLTIHEKGKFPAQPEPNPKSQQHPQMGNSGNQNMSQVKSVITLRGGKVVEKHILDPSETSKDSISENREESVEPLAHEEITNSPHVPPFPQALIKPKKSNHSPEIYEVFKQVKVNIPLLDVIKQVPSERSDPGCPTISWTIGDHKIGHALLDLGASVNLFPYSVYQQLNLGEFKPTSTTLLLADRSIKVPKGIIEDILVQVDKFIYLVDFMVLETEPIANECKQIPVILDRPFLAIANALINCRNGLMNLSFGNMTLELNVFNMCKQPHHQEDDDNENEEIDLIEPIIEEHIQDENFTNSAEICFAGSFESNKELDCDTTNTCPTLNSMQVPIDDDNQSNFEDTVQPEESNEEEAPELELKPLPEELKYAYLGEQQTYPVVISSRLRHDQEGAC comes from the exons atgtgtaatggtgaGTTTAGGGATAAAAGTCCTGAAGATGCATTAGACTATCTTGATTATATAGCAAAAAATGCACAACACTGGGATACAGTTGGTTCTTATGAGTCGTCAAGTAAACCTCAGTCATCTCCATCTAGTGGAGGCATGCATAACCTTAGGGAAAACCATGATTTTCAAGCCAAATTTGCATCATTAGTTAGAAAAGTTGAAGCGTTAGAGtcgaaaaaaaatgatcatgtaaagtctgttcaaaatatttcatgttatGTTTGCGATTTTACTGACCATTCTACACAGGACTGTCCAACTTTACCAGCTCTGAGAGAAAGTCTACATGAACAAGTAAATGTCGTTGacaatttcaaaaggccaAATCCAAATCCATACTCCCAAACTTACAACTCTGGTTGGAGAAACCACCCAAATTTCAGTTGGAGAAATGACAATCATGCACAACCTTCACAACCAGTTCCTCCacgtcaaaattttcaaaactccCAGAGTTACCTACCATATGTCCCACCACCAAGAAAAACTTTGAAAGACACATTGCAttcgtttattgaaaaacaagaGTCAATCAATAACCAAACGATGCAAACCTTAACCAATTTGACAGAAACTATCTCTAAACTTACATCTGTTCTGACCATacatgaaaaaggaaagtttCCTGCTCAACCTGAACCAAACCCCAAGAGTCAACAACATCCTCAAATGGGAAATTCAGGAAACCAAAATATGAGTCAAGTCAAATCGGTTATAACCCTTCGTGGTGGTAAAGTAGTCGAAAAACACATTTTGGACCCTAGTGAAACTagtaaagattcaatttcagaaaataGGGAAGAGTCTGTCGAACCTTTAGCCCATGAAGAAATAACCAACTCTCCTCATGTACCCCCATTTCCTCAAGCACTGATCAagccaaagaaatcaaatcacaGTCCAGAAATTTATGAAGTTTTTAAACAAGTTAAGGTCAATATTCCTCTGCTGGATGTCATTAAACAAGTGCCTTCTGAAAGATCT GATCCTGGTTGTCCAACTATTTCTTGGACTATTGGGGATCATAAAATTGGACATGCTTTACTTGATCTTGGTGCCAGTGTTAATTTGTTTCCTTATTCAGTGTACCAACAACTCAATCTCGGTGAGTTTAAACCAACTTCTACCACTCTTTTACTTGCTGATAGATCGATTaaggttccaaaaggaataaTTGAAGATATATTAGTCCAAGTCGATAAGTTCATATATCTTGTGGATTTTATGGTTCTGGAAACGGAACCAATTGCTAATGAATGCAAACAAATTCCTGTTATTTTGGATCGACCATTTTTAGCTATtgctaatgctttgataaATTGCAGGAATggattaatgaatttatctttcggcaacatgacacTGGAACTCAATGTGTTCAACATGTGTAAACAACCTCATCaccaagaagatgatgataatgagaaTGAGGAAATTGATCTCATCGAGCCAATCATTGAGGAACACATTCAGGATGAGAATTTTACAAACTCTGctgaaatttgttttgctggttcttttgaatcaaataaAGAATTAGATTGTGATACTACTAACACATGCCCTACACTTAATTCTATGCAGGTACCTATAGATGACGATAACCAATCGAACTTTGAAGATACGGTGCAACCTGAGGAATCAAACGAAGAGGAAGCACCAGAGCTCGAATTAAAGCCTTTACCAGAAGAATTGAAGTATGCCTATCTTGGAGAGCAGCAGACATATCCGGTGGTAATTTCTTCTCGGCTGAGGCATGATCAAGAAG gtgcatgctaa